The sequence GGCAGTTGACCGGCATAACAGTATCTACGTCCGGGGGGCGATACGATGGCTCTTCGGGTAGGGTGCAATAACCGCAGGGCATTGCACCGGCTGCGTACCAGATCAGCGCCTGACTTTTAAAATTCTTCCCAGTCGTCGTTGGCAACGGTAGGTTTCTTCACCGCCAGCGAGGAAGCACCTGCTGCCCGTGCGATCAATGCTTTCCTGGCGACGGGGAGGCGTACGGCAGCCACCGTGCCGTTTCTGGCCGCGACCTGCAGCGGTGGACTCGTCCCGTCCAGCCGGAAAATACTGACCACGTCCGACAAATGATGGGCCTGGTCTTGCATGCTTTGCGCGGCGGCAGCGGCTTGTTCGACCAGCGCTGCGTTCTGTTGAGTGACGTCATCCATCTCGGTGATGGCCATGTTGATCTGCTCGATGCCACGGGTCTGTTCGGCGCTGGCCGACGAGATCTCGCCCATGATGTCGGTGACACGCTGCACGCTGGTGACGATTTCATCCATCGTCACGCCGGCCTGATCGACCAGCCGGGCGCCGGCATCGACCTTGTCGACCGAATCGCTGATCAATCCCTTGATTTCTTTTGCGGCGGTTGCCGAGCGCTGCGCCAGGCTGCGCACTTCGGCCGCGACGACGGCAAAACCGCGACCCTGTTCACCGGCGCGGGCTGCTTCGACGGCGGCATTGAGCGCGAGGATGTTGGTCTGGAACGCGATGCTGTCGATGACGCCGATGATATCGACGATCTTCTTCGACGAGTCATTGATCGAGGTCATCGTGCCGACGACTTCGGCCACGACCGCACCGCCACGCACCGCCACTGCCGAGGCACTGGCGGCCAGACTGTTGGCCTGGCGGGCATTGTCGGCATTCTGGCGCACCGTCGAAATCAGGTCTTCCATTGATGACGCGGTCTGTTCCAGCGAACCGGCCTGGGCTTCGGTACGGGCCGACAGGTCCATGTTACCGCTGGCGATTTCGCCGGAGGCATTGGCGATCGTGTCGGTACCGACACGCACCTGCCCGACGATTTCGCCGAGCCGGTCGCGCATGGTTTTCAGTGCAAACAGCAGGCTGGACTGGTCGCCCGGACGCAGGTCGATGGGCGAGTGCAGGTCGCCGGCGGCGATATTGGCGGTGACTTGCATCGCATAGCCAGGCTCGCCACCGAGCTGGCGCAGCAAGCCGCGCGTGATCAGGATGGCGGAAGCGAGACCGGCCAGCAAGGCAATGCCGGTGAACACGGCGATCAGCAATTGTCCGGAATGGCCGCGCCGGGCGACTTCCGCCTTGGCGTCGTCGATCGTGGCGCGTTGCTGGTTGGCCAGTTTGTCCAGCGTGGTCAGATACGCCGCCAGCGCAGGTTCGAGCTGGCCGCCGATTGCGGCTTTGGTGGCCTCGTCATTGCCTTCTTTTTTTGCACTGAAGGCGGTAGTACGGGCTTTGATGTAGGCGCTGCGGCGCTCGCCGATTTCGGTATAGACCGGTGCCTCGGTCTCATTTTTCAGCGTCTCGAGCTGCTTCTGGATTTCGCTGATGCGGGCTGACGTGGCCTTGATGTCCGCTTCAGTTTTCTTTTGTATGGCAGCGTCATTACCGCTTAATACCGTGATCAGACGCGCACCGTTCAGATGGGTCGCCGCATGCCATTCCTGCACCAGCCCGGCCTTGACCATCGTCGTGGACATCATTTTGCCGGCGATCTCGCCGACGCCTTGCAGCGACCAGATGCCGATGCCGGCCGCACACAGCAGCAGCAACAGGATGGTCGAAAAGGCCAGCGCAAGCCGGGATGCAACAGTCATTTTGGAGGGGATCATGGCAATTAGCTCCTGCAACGGGATCGATATTTTCCTGCCAGGTCGGGGACTCTGACAGAAACTTTTTTATGTTTTTTACTGCGCCGATGGCGGATTCCGGGCTGTACAGGCGCTGCGGCTGGTGTCGAAGTGCGTGCCGTATTTTTCCCTGCACCAGACGTTCATGTCGGTATGCGGTGGTCCCGACTGCGCTTGTGGCGCGGCTGCGCGCTGCAGAAAATCTTGCACGGCGGTGTCACCGATCTGATAGCTCATGGCCAGCAGGATCACGGTAATGACCAGATTAGCGATAGCTGGTAGTCGAATGCGCGCTACCGGATCATTCCAGAGTTTCCAGCTCCAGTAAATACCCGGAAGCAACAAAAAGAACGAGGCACCTGCTGCAGCCGGACTGACGCGCCATATGCGTCGGATCAGCCAGATCCATAGCACCAGACTGAGCAGCATCAGTAACAGGTAGATGACGATCAGCATGGTGGTCCTTTTATCGGGAGTCGCTTAGGAGGGACGTTTGCGGCGCGCGCTGTCGAGCTGGCGGCACAGCAGCTCGGTGCCGTCGAGCAGACGCGGGCCGCTGCGGGCCAGCCAGTCGGCATTGATGACGAACAGGTTGTTGCGCTGCACGGCCAGCAACGATGGAAAGCGACGCCAGTCGGCCAGTGCAGCCGCCTCGTCGTCACCGCCGGTCAGGATGACTTCGGGATTGGCTTGCAGTACCGCTTCGGCACCGATCACGGGGGCGAGTTGCGGTAGCTGCGCGAAGATGTTGTTACCACCGCAAAGCCGGATCGCTGACGACACCATGCTCTGTCCATTGAGCGTCATCAGCGGCGCGCGCCAGATCTGGTAGAACACCGGCACGGTCGCGCGCCGCTGGTAGGTACTGGTCAGTGTCTGCAGTCGCACCCGGAAATCGCGCGCCGCAGCGTGGCCGGTGGCTTCGCTGCCGGCCAGCGTTGCCAGCCGTTCCAGCGACGACGCGATCGTCGCGAAATCGCGTGGTTCGCTGTCGAAAACCGCGATGCCGAGGGCGCGCAGGCGTGCCAGTTGCGAGGCCGAATTGCCGCTGCCCCAGGCCACCACCAGGTCGGGCTTGAGCATCACGATACGCTCGATATCGAGTGCCGCAGCACCGCCGACCGAACCGATTATTTTGGCCGCCGGCGGGAAATCGCTGTAATCGCTGACCCCGACCAGACGCGCGCCGGCACCGGCGGCAAACAGCAATTCGGTCACGTGCGGTGCCAGGCTGATGATGCGGCGCGCCGGTGCATCAAGCCGGATCGGGTGGCCGGCATCATCGGTGGCCGACACCGGTGCGGCCCCGGCGAGCGCGCCTGATGTGGCGAGCAACAACGCGATCAGTAGTCGCGGCATCGTCACACTTCGAGGTTATCGATCAGGCGTGTCGCACCGAGTCTGGCGGCGGCCAGCACGACCAGCGGTTCGCCGCGCACGATTTCGTCGGTGCTCGGTGCCTGTAGGTCCGAGCGACGGCGCACCGACATGTAGTCCGGCTGCCAGCCGTTGGCCGTCAGCAGACCCATCGCGTGGCGCTCCAGCGCAACCACGTCATGCTGGCCGGCGCGCACTTCGGCGGCCATCGCATTGAGTGCCTGATACAACTGCGGCGCGGTGGCACGTTCCTGTTCCGACAGGTACATATTGCGCGACGACAGTGCCAGCCCATCGTCGGCGCGAAAGGTCTCGGCAGCGATGATGGTGGTCGGCAGTGCGAACTGGCGTGACATGTTCCGCACGATCATCAGCTGCTGGTAATCCTTCTTGCCGAATACGGCCACGCTCGGCTGCACGCACGAAAACAGCTTCAGCACGACGGTGGTGACACCTGTAAAAAACCCCGGCCGGAACTCACCTTCCAGCGTATTGCCCAGATCATCGGGCGGCTGCACGCGAAATTCCTGCGGCTCGGGGTAGAGGTCTTTTTCGGTCGGCGCGAACAGCACGTAGACGCCTTCTTTTTCGAGCTTCTCGACATCCGACTGGAAGGTACGCGGGTACTTGTCGAAGTCTTCGTTCGGCCCGAACTGCAGCCGATTCACGAAGATCGATGCGACCACCGGATCACCATGTTTCCTGGCCAGCCTGATCAGCGACAGATGGCCGTCATGCAGATTGCCCATCGTGGGAACGAAGGCAGTACGCAACTGGCCGCGCAACTGGTCGCGCAAATCGTCGATCGAGGAAATGATTTTCATGGATATCCAAAAGCAGGGAAAAAAGGAGGAGAGGAATCAGCCGGGCGAATACGCCAGCCGGACATAGATAGGCGCAAACGGTTCGGCCTGGGTAATTTCGATCAGGCTTTCCTTGGCCAGTTCCAGCAGCGCGACGAAGTTCACCACCAGCACCGGAATGCCGCGCGAGGGCTCGAACAGCTCGGTGAATTCGACGAAGCGCTGACTTTGCAGGCGGCGCAGGATGGCGCTCATGTGCTCGCGCACCGAGAGTTCTTCGCGGCTGATCTTGTGATGCTCGGTGAGCCGGGTACGCTTGATCACATCAGCCCAGGCCGCTTGCAGATCGATCACCGCGACGTCGGGCCAGCGCGTCACCAGCGCCTGCTCGATATAAATTTGCGGGCGGAAATAATCGCGGCCGACCTGCGGCACCGCATCGATCTGGTAGGCCGCCAGCTTCATCTGTTCGTATTCGAGCAGGCGACGTACCAGCTCGGCGCGCGGATCGCCGGCGTCGTCGTTATCGGCCTTGCGCACCGGCAGCAGCATGCGCGATTTGATTTCGATGAGCATCGCCG comes from Actimicrobium sp. CCC2.4 and encodes:
- a CDS encoding methyl-accepting chemotaxis protein — protein: MIPSKMTVASRLALAFSTILLLLLCAAGIGIWSLQGVGEIAGKMMSTTMVKAGLVQEWHAATHLNGARLITVLSGNDAAIQKKTEADIKATSARISEIQKQLETLKNETEAPVYTEIGERRSAYIKARTTAFSAKKEGNDEATKAAIGGQLEPALAAYLTTLDKLANQQRATIDDAKAEVARRGHSGQLLIAVFTGIALLAGLASAILITRGLLRQLGGEPGYAMQVTANIAAGDLHSPIDLRPGDQSSLLFALKTMRDRLGEIVGQVRVGTDTIANASGEIASGNMDLSARTEAQAGSLEQTASSMEDLISTVRQNADNARQANSLAASASAVAVRGGAVVAEVVGTMTSINDSSKKIVDIIGVIDSIAFQTNILALNAAVEAARAGEQGRGFAVVAAEVRSLAQRSATAAKEIKGLISDSVDKVDAGARLVDQAGVTMDEIVTSVQRVTDIMGEISSASAEQTRGIEQINMAITEMDDVTQQNAALVEQAAAAAQSMQDQAHHLSDVVSIFRLDGTSPPLQVAARNGTVAAVRLPVARKALIARAAGASSLAVKKPTVANDDWEEF
- a CDS encoding cobalamin-binding protein, giving the protein MPRLLIALLLATSGALAGAAPVSATDDAGHPIRLDAPARRIISLAPHVTELLFAAGAGARLVGVSDYSDFPPAAKIIGSVGGAAALDIERIVMLKPDLVVAWGSGNSASQLARLRALGIAVFDSEPRDFATIASSLERLATLAGSEATGHAAARDFRVRLQTLTSTYQRRATVPVFYQIWRAPLMTLNGQSMVSSAIRLCGGNNIFAQLPQLAPVIGAEAVLQANPEVILTGGDDEAAALADWRRFPSLLAVQRNNLFVINADWLARSGPRLLDGTELLCRQLDSARRKRPS
- the panC gene encoding pantoate--beta-alanine ligase, giving the protein MKIISSIDDLRDQLRGQLRTAFVPTMGNLHDGHLSLIRLARKHGDPVVASIFVNRLQFGPNEDFDKYPRTFQSDVEKLEKEGVYVLFAPTEKDLYPEPQEFRVQPPDDLGNTLEGEFRPGFFTGVTTVVLKLFSCVQPSVAVFGKKDYQQLMIVRNMSRQFALPTTIIAAETFRADDGLALSSRNMYLSEQERATAPQLYQALNAMAAEVRAGQHDVVALERHAMGLLTANGWQPDYMSVRRRSDLQAPSTDEIVRGEPLVVLAAARLGATRLIDNLEV
- a CDS encoding ScpA family protein, with translation MRAVSPALALVPEDGNGYARLYGEPLFKLPNDLYIPPDALEVFLDAFEGPLDLLLYLIRKQNFNILDIPMAQVTRQYLAYVDQIRLSNLELAAEYLLMAAMLIEIKSRMLLPVRKADNDDAGDPRAELVRRLLEYEQMKLAAYQIDAVPQVGRDYFRPQIYIEQALVTRWPDVAVIDLQAAWADVIKRTRLTEHHKISREELSVREHMSAILRRLQSQRFVEFTELFEPSRGIPVLVVNFVALLELAKESLIEITQAEPFAPIYVRLAYSPG